One window of the Trifolium pratense cultivar HEN17-A07 linkage group LG2, ARS_RC_1.1, whole genome shotgun sequence genome contains the following:
- the LOC123904186 gene encoding pathogenesis-related thaumatin-like protein 3.5, whose product MSSSTKFTTNLFIMFLFHSLATGSYSAKFTIVNKCSLSVFPAIFHGFRTSLPSTTGFSLHPGESNVLTMPRSWSGRLWGRTHCSHHSNGNFSCLTGNCVSSTMECNGGKSSSPATLAEFNLNAKSSGFDFFRISLVNGYNLPMMVEPQVGNGSGNCTTTGCMVPLGTVCPSQLKVMSGGDCIGCRSACNPFSKHCSSEFFAKACPHAKVDATKTFQSVCATTDYFITFCPTSTSRIKPSKEKNPTMVDNSEDQKKGSTIDKIVNFCKQNIKLLGIVGGSVGVVAIVITITISCACTKHGCNCIFGLSAEIKSKFPSHLFTKIKG is encoded by the exons ATGTCTTCTTCAACTAAATTTACTACAAATTTGTTCATCATGTTTCTCTTCCACAGCCTAGCAACAG GTTCATACTCTGCAAAATTCACTATCGTCAACAAGTGCAGCCTCTCTGTTTTTCCCGCTATTTTCCACGGGTTCCGAACCTCATTGCCTTCTACCACTGGCTTTTCCCTTCACCCTGGCGAATCCAATGTCCTCACCATGCCCCGTTCCTGGTCGGGACGTTTATGGGGGAGAACCCATTGCTCCCACCACTCCAATGGAAATTTCTCTTGCCTCACCGGCAACTGTGTTTCCTCAACAATGGAATGTAACGGTGGAAAGTCTTCCTCACCAGCCACACTCGCAGAGTTCAACCTAAACGCCAAATCCAGTGGATTTGATTTCTTCCGCATCAGCTTGGTTAATGGTTACAATCTCCCAATGATGGTTGAGCCTCAAGTCGGAAACGGCTCTGGCAATTGCACGACGACGGGCTGTATGGTACCATTGGGCACAGTGTGTCCATCGCAGCTTAAAGTGATGAGTGGAGGAGATTGCATAGGGTGTAGAAGTGCGTGCAACCCATTTTCTAAGCACTGCTCCTCGGAGTTCTTCGCAAAGGCATGTCCTCACGCCAAAGTCGATGCCACTAAAACCTTTCAGAGTGTTTGTGCAACTACTGATTACTTCATCACTTTTTGCCCTACCTCCACAAG TAGGATCAAGCCGAGCAAAGAGAAAAACCCTACTATGGTGGACAACTCAGAGGATCAAAAGAAAGGGTCAACCATAGACAAAATTGTCAACTTttgtaaacaaaatataaaactacTGGGCATTGTTGGTGGTAGTGTTGGTGTGGTTGCCATTGTGATAACCATCACAATTTCCTGTGCCTGTACCAAACATGGTTGCAATTGCATCTTCGGCTTGAGCGCAGAAATCAAATCCAAATTTCCTAGTCATCTATTCACAAAGATTAAAGGatga